A region from the Jaculus jaculus isolate mJacJac1 chromosome 18, mJacJac1.mat.Y.cur, whole genome shotgun sequence genome encodes:
- the Ghitm gene encoding growth hormone-inducible transmembrane protein, producing the protein MLAARFVCLRTLPSKVFHTTFTKASPVVKNSITKNQWLLTPSREYATKTRIGIRRGKTTQDLKEAAFEPSMEKIFKIDQMGRWFVAGGAAVGLGALCFYGLGLSNEIGAIEKAVIWPQYVKDRIHSTYMYLTGSIGLTALSALAVSRTPGLMNFMMRGSWVTIGATFAAMIGAGLLVHSLPYEPSLGPKHLAWMLHSGVMGAVVAPLTVLGGPLLLRAAWYTAGIVGGLSAVAMCAPSEKFLNMGAPLGVGLGVVFVSSLGSMFLPPSTVAGATLYSVAMYGGLVLFSMFLLRDTQKVIRRAETAPAFGAHKYDPINSMLGIYMDTLNIFMRVATMLATGNSRKK; encoded by the exons ATGCTGGCTGCAAGGTTTGTGTGTCTCCGGACACTACCTTCCAAGGTTTTCCACACAACTTTCACCAAGGCCTCCCCCGTTGTGAAGAATTCCATCACAAAGAATCAATGGCTCCTGACACCCAGCAGG GAATATGCCACCAAGACAAGAATTGGGATCCGCCGTGGGAAAACTACCCAAGACCTGAAAGAAGCAGCATTTGAACCAtcaatggaaaaaatatttaaaa TTGATCAGATGGGAAGGTGGTTTGTGGCTGGAGGGGCTGCTGTTGGTCTTGGAGCACTGTGCTTCTATGGCTTGGGACTGTCTAATGAGATTGGAGCTATTGAAAAGGCTGT aatttggcctcagtaTGTGAAGGATAGAATTCATTCTACCTATATGTACTTAACAGGAAGTATTGGGTTAACAGCTTTGTCTGCCTTGGCAGTGAGCAGAACTCCTGGTCTCATGAACTTCATGATGAGAGGCTCTTGGGTG ACAATTGGTGCAACTTTTGCGGCCATGATCGGAGCTGGATTGCTGGTGCATTCGTTACCATATGAGCCTAGCCTGGGCCCGAAGCACCTTGCTTGGATGCTGCATTCCG GTGTGATGGGTGCGGTGGTAGCTCCCCTGACGGTCCTGGGCGGGCCTCTGCTCCTCAGAGCTGCGTGGTACACTGCTGGTATTGTGGGAGGCCTCTCTGCTGTGGCCATGTGCGCGCCCAGCGAGAAGTTCCTGAACATGGGGGCACCTCTCGGAGTGGGCCTGGGCGTCGTCTTTGTGTCCTCGTTGG gaTCTATGTTCCTTCCACCTTCTACAGTGGCTGGTGCCACTCTGTACTCAGTGGCAATGTATGGTGGGCTAGTTCTTTTCAGCATGTTCCTCCTGCGTGACACTCAGAAAGTGATCAGACGTGCAGAAACTGCACCAGCGTTTGGAGCTCACAAATACGATCCCATCAACTC GATGTTGGGAATCTACATGGATACATTAAATATATTCATGCGAGTCGCCACCATGCTAGCAACTGGGAACAGCAGAAAGAAGTGA